gggagggggagggggaaggtgtgCTGGAGGgtgagtgggttaggagcagggAGGAAGTAGCGGGAAGAGGGAGCAGAGATGATACAGCAGATTCAGGGGGAGAGAAGTCATCAAGAGAGGTGGCCTgcatgaggagggaaggaggagtaAGGAACCCAGGGAGGGTGGATGTGACAGAGCCATGAGAAGGTGGGAAGCCCGAGAAAGGGGAGAGACAGTGGATGTACTGCAAAGAGTAGGAGTTTGGGAGCCAAATGGATACTGTGCCTCTTCCTGGGTGTGTGACCTTCAGACTGAAGCTTCTTTAGGACGTTTTgtttgtgaaatggggataataatcgTCCCTAACTCACAGGGTTATTGTAATTCTCAATcactaaataataatataataataagcACTACACTGGGATCCTcgcaagtatttttaaaacttgttaatgctcctctctctccacctagGATGTTCTCATTTTCCTCGTTTGGACTTTCCTAAACCTCAAAAAGGGTGACTCTAGGACGTGGGGTGAGGGCTCTCTCTGGATTTCCCCACGTGTCACCTCCATCCTACTGCGCACTCAGTAATTGGAGAATTCTGTGAAAATGGCAGTGGCTACGGGTCTTCTTAAACTTCCCCAGCCTGTTACTTGTCAGGTTCTTCTGTTCATTCCTCCTCTGCCTGCCACATCTCCTTAATCTAGTCTTGCGTCTCTGTACTCATGATAGAAACTCTTTGGATGTGCTGAATATGGGGAAACAGTCCACCAGAACTTAGACACCCGAGATTTCACACTGGAGAGGACCCATTTCCATCCACCTCCACAGGCTATGGTCACACTTCTCTTCGACAATTTTAACAGCAGTCTGACCCGTCTTCCTTTCCCTTTAGATTCCCCTCCTCACTTCCCTACAATTTATCCCACACTGTTTGCCAGAATGAGCAAAACCCCACTCAGGAACCTTTACGGGCTTCCCACTGCCAACTAAATTAACTGCCAACACCTGACTCCCCACTCTTGAATCTTGTATCTTGAATGGTAGTTATTGACTTGTCTATGCTCCCCCACTAGATAATAAACTACTCCACACCAAAATTCAACTGTTtatcattcaacaagtatttattgagcactttttttgtgccaggagctgttctagatgctggagaTACATCAAAGAACCAAGCAAACCAAAATCCCTGCCTCCAGGGACCTTACATcatacctgggggggggggggggggaaggggtggggaaacagacaagaaactataaaaattataaaaataaataagtaaattatatagaaTGTTAGATGCTTGCTATGTGAATTTTTGGTACTTTGGAATCCATTCACatatcagaatataaaaatactcaagTAATTTTTAACAACTGTGTTCAATCCAGTTCGGTTGGGTAGGGCAAAGTTCTGAGACTTTGGAATACAACCACGTTTGATGCTCCCAGGGCTGGGAGGGCATGGGTCTTGAACCCTAAGGATGAACAAGATGGGTCAGGTGCTAACCATCAGGCCTCTTCTAGAGAACCAGAGGGCCTGGCCCAGGGCTGTATCTTCGCACCTGATGGTGGAAGGCTCTACTTGAAAGCGATCACTGAGGAATCTGGGTCACTTCTCTGCGTTGGCCACCAGGGGTCATTTTACCCCTGTAAATCACCATCTGAAGCACTCGCTTAAAGACACACAAAAGGCTTGCTCCAAACtaaaacacacagagacacacacaggaaaaCCCTGAcactgtctatctgtctctctcaatctctttctatctctctctctccatctctctttcccccctcccacacacagaaacatacatcattgagagacacagagacagaaatgcaTACAGGACACACGCATGGCAGCAACTTCCTCAGTTACAGAGTCTCAAGATGCCAACTCTGCAACCCCTCCCAGCCCAACTCCtgtaaagagggaagaaaacagtaGGTGGCCCATGAACCAGTCTTCCATGTCCCTTGCCTCCAGCTTGCAAAGAACAGCCAGCCTATTCCTGTCCTCCCATTGCACTCTTTTTTCGCTGGAAAGTTCTTTCCTGGCTGTGGCAATagttcctttttcccttcccagggagagaggagccctgcccctcctcagaGTGTTTGTGTGACTAGTTCACCCCCACCTCAGGGCTGCCGCTCCAGGAAGTCCAGGGTGGTGTTACACTGGGTGTGCAACTCCCACCTACCCCCTGCAAACCCTCAAGCCTTCTGGACTACAATTAGCAATTGATTTGCCCAAGTATTGCCCTGTCCCTGGTAGTAATAAAAAACAATGTATGTATATGCCCTGGGAAGAAGTTACACGTGAGCTCTGATACTGGCTCTTTAAGGATGTCCACAAGGTCAAAGTTATTTTTGGAATCCTGCTTCTCCCACCATGTCATTTGTTCTTTGCATTCTCATCTCTCACAGGTatacagtggagttttccagaggcttcATGAAATGTGATGACATTATTGCTCTCACAGCTAATGGAAAGTGTGCTTGTGTGTTTCTGTCGTTAACACTCGTGAGTTCTAATTTCTGTTATGGTTAAGTCTCAAAAGAATAAAGTGCAAGCAAAAGCCCTTTGGAATCCTTGAGTTGTTAAAGGGTCTGGGAACAAAGTTTAAGAACTGCTACTTTAGTACAAAGAATTTTCTCCTTAATTCTAGATGATGcaccagaggcagagagagagaatttaggaCCTAGAGTGGAGGCAGTCTCAAAAGCGGTGTGGGGTGGACAGAGACAGGTGAAAAGGGCTACAGGGACTggatctgggggaaaaaatacccTCCAACGCACAGTTTTGTCCTGCCCCCGACCACCCCACTTTGGGTGCCAGGTCCAAATTGTTACAAGTCACTAACCGAGAAGGAAACCAATTCTGTCTGTATCCATTAAACTCCATATCGTTGAGTTTACTCGGCAAGGGAAGTTCTGGGAAAGGGAAGCCCAGGTGGAAATGAGGGTGGGTGGCACCTGAGGTCCTAAGACTACTGTGGTGGCTGTAAATCCAGGACACCCACTTTCTGCTCCATCTCCCAGCTCTCAAGAGTGCTTCATGACCACGCCAAGGGCATGCCATCCAGTCATCTGCCTCTGCATTGGGAAAGCTCACAGCTTCACTTCCTAGGGACTGGGGAAGGGGTCGGCCTCAGgctcaccatcaccaccaaatTAAAGAAGGCCATTAGCACAGCGCTCCTCCTTCCCAGGCTCCCCACACTTTGTTCTTTTCTGCATTTCTGGGCAGGAGTTGCCTTCCAGAAGTCCCAAGTGCCCAATCCACTTCCCTCGTGTACACACCCTAATGCGTGTCAGCGGCGAGGGGGTGAGAGGTGGGGGTGACCGCGCGATGGCATGATGGGCTGTCAGAGGGCCGAGTCCTCGGGGAGCTGGGTTAAGGGTGTCCCCACGTTGGAGGGCCTGAGCAGCCCCTGTTCGGCGGTAGCCGGGGTGGTGATGCAAGTGGTCTCAGTGGGCTGTTCGGCGAGCGCCCCCTGAGCCCCGTTGGTGGCCAAGGTCCTGGCGCGGTTCGGAGTGCCCAGGCCTCGCAGGGTGTTGCGGAAACCCTCGGCGCTGAAGTAATACACCAGAGGGTCTAGCACGCAGTTGGCGCCGGCCAACAGCACCATCACCATCAGCACCCCGCGCACCCGATCGCAGACCTTGCTGTTCGCCGCCACCAGGTTGCCCCGCAGCAGCCCGTACACCGCCAGCGTGGCGTTGTAGGGCACGAAGCACAGCAGGAAGATGACGAGGTTGGCCAGCAGGAGGCGCACGGTCTTCCGCCGCCGCTGGCTCTGCGTGGCGTCGGGCCGCGCCAGGGTCCAGAAGACCCGGCCCGACGAGTAGAGCACCGCCACCAGGGGCAGCAGGAAGCCCAGCGCCTCGGCCAGCAGCACGAGCGGCAGCAGCCCGCCCTTCCACAGCCTGTCGCCGAAGCTCTCGAAGCACAGGCGCACCTGGCCGCCGCCGTAGCTGCAGGACGAGGGCCTGTGCACCAGGACGGTGGGCACGGCGAACACGAGGATGAGCGCCCACACTCCCAGGCAGAGCAGCCGCGCCACGCGGGGCCGCCGCAGGTGGCGCAGCCGCAGCGGGTGCACGATGGCCGCGTAGCGGTCCACGTTGATGAGAGTCAGGAAGATGCAGCTGCCGTACATGTTCGTCTGGAAGATGGCGCCCGCTGTCTGGCACAGGAGGTCGGAGAAGGGCCAGTAGTGCAGGGCGTAGTAGGAGATGCGCACGGGCAGCGAGAGGGTGAAGAGCAGGTCGCTGGCCGCCAGGTTGCACATGTACACGCTCACGACGGAGTGCACGCGCAGCGCGCGCAGGAAGACCCAGAGGGCCAGCGCGTTGAGGGGGAGCCCTGCGGCCAGCACCAGGCTGTAGGCCACCATGTGCAGGCGGTGGGTGGGCCGGTAGTCGGGGCACGGGGGAACAGAACCGTTGGCAGGGGGAACAGAACTGTTGGTAGAGTTGGGCAACATCGTACCGAAGTGTGGGGAGGAGCTAGGCTGGGGGCATCATGAGGCACACTAGGACCCTGGCATCGCGTTCATCTCCAGGGCGGGGCCTGGAGGCCTcacagagagagagccccaaaGCAAGCAGGGCATGGGAATGTGGGCTATGGCTGCGAAGCAGATGGCTGCCAGGGGTTGGATGCTTTGGGTCACAGCTTCATCAGCAGTGGAGACCTGGAATAGCAAGggaagccaaagtcaagagtatGCAAAGACAGGGTAGAAGTCACAAATGTTTATCTAGCTAACTTGGCTGGCCTCTTGGGTCTTTCCCCCACCTTCCATCCGGCCAGAATAGCTTTCTGCAGGAAGGCTGTGTAGCACAGTGTTAAATGcccaggctctggaatcagactgccaGGGTTTAAATCCTGGTTTTGCCAGCTTGCCTAGCTTTGTCCTCAGAAAGGTGACTTAATCTCTCATTTTCCTTacctggggggaaaaagaggggTCCCTTACGTCATGAGGTTGTTAGATGAAATGAGATATGTGTAAAGTGCACAGGTTGCTGTTATTATCAAATAACAttgctcccttcctttctgtcttctacAGATGTTTACTGAGCCTTTAGAAGGTTCCAGGCCTGTTCAAAGCACTGAACAAAATGAAGGCCTCGCTTGCCCCCATCTGCCTTACATTCCATTGAGGGGAGACATAATAAAGTGCAAGTAAATAGGTATTATGTCAGATGGTGAGAATTATGATGGAGCACCTCCCCTGGAACTCCCCAGCTCTGCTGGCTCCCAGTTATCTAAAGAATAAAGTTCAAACTCCCCAGTGCAGTACAAAATCCTGAGCCTCACTCATTACATCACAGTTGCTCCTGTGTACGCTGGGTTTGTGGTCAGAGGTTCAGCTTGTGGGACCTCTCTCAGTTTTTTCATCCgtaaactggggataataacACAAAGGGCTCTCAAAGGCGGATCGCACATCAGCATGGTCCTGCCAGGCAGGGGAAGGTTGTACTTTTCCAAGTGTTCCCTGCAGGATCTGACTAGAGAGCTTCCCAAATGGGGTCTGTGATGGAtggatgtttgtttttgtttgtttttttttttgggggggggttgtttaagtttattttatctatgagagagaaagagagaaagagggagagagcaagtgggggaggggcagagagcgagacagaggatccgaagcaggcagagagcagcagagcccagtgtggggctcgaactcatgaactgcgagatcatgatctgagctgaagtcagacacttagccaactgagccacacaggtgccccagaaggtgTTGTTTTAATGAGGGTTCAGAGGGGACCCTAAGTCCAGAAAGCGTGACAGTGGGGCGAGGAGGTACCGAGGGCATTGCCGAGGCTGCTGGAGAGAGCAGACCACAGCAGCCACAGTGCTCAGGCAAAAGCTGGTGGACAACGGATATGGCCAGGAGGTAGAGGAGTCAGAGGGACAGGACATGGTCACAGGATCCCATCCTCCTTAATGTCCTAATGCCACAGAAGCTACTCCTCCATCTTTAACCCCCAAATGCCATCTTTTGGGCGGGGGGCTGAAATACACAGAACttcaaaattaccattttaactgtctttaagtatacaattcagtgacattaagtacactCACAATGATGCGTGATCATCACtgctatttccagaactttttcatcatcccaaaccactctatacccattaaataacAACTGCCTATTCTCTCCTCACACTCTCTCCAGCtcctggtaacctctattctactttctgtctccaggaATTTGCCTACTctatttgaattagtgttttcattttctttgggtaaatacccagcagtggaattactggattatacggtaaattatttttaattacttgaggaacctccatattcttttccagagtggctggaccaatttacattcccactaacaatgcaagagggttcctttttccccacgTTCTCGCcagaatttcttatttcttgtctttttgataccagccattctgacaaatgtaaggtgatatcacattgttttgagattgacttgcatttccctgatgatgagcgacgtggagcatcttttcatgtgtccactggccatccgtatgtcttctttggaaacgtgtctactcaggtcctctgcccatttttaaaaatagattacttGGTATTTTGGTGTTGAATTTGCCTATCCTAggttcctcatatgagtggaatcatatagtatctgtccttttctgtctggcttatttcacttcacataaagttttcaaagtccatccatgttgtagtatgtatcagaattgcaatcttttttttaatagcggaataatatatgcataaattgtttttaatctattcatcTGGCAATGGTTACTTGGAATTTTATAcgttttggctattgtgaataatgctgtgaacGTGGGGTCCACATGCCATCTGAGGGAGCAGGGTCATCTGGAGACCCTGAGCCATTATTCCAAGATACTGGATTTATTCCTTTCAAAAGAaactgcttaaatttttttttttttaagattttatttttaagtaatctctacacccaacatgggctcaaactcacagccccgagatcaagagtctcctgctccaccaactgagccagccacgagCCCTGGAACTGCTTAACTTTCTGTATGGAACCAAGTTGTAAACCTGACTCTAAGAgttttcttgtgggttttttgctcatttgttctccCCCCAACTACGACTACCACCAGTTTAAGACTTGTGAGAGGTCTcgtagaataaaggaaataaacgTTTCCTCTGCAAAATACCCAtttcaacaatgaaaataatactatAGGGGGATGAAAcacacagaaaggcaaatgaaatGAGACTCTTTCCCTGACCCATGCCCCCCCCCTCTTCCATGCTTCTTTGCTCTGGTCACACCAAGCTAATGATAATTGGGCACATGCCTTTTGCATGTGCTCTGCCTCCCATTCCCCAGCTGGCAAAGTCAATCATTTCTTAGGACTCCGGAAAGCCTTgcctgactccctccctccccacagggcagctGTAGTTCC
The genomic region above belongs to Prionailurus bengalensis isolate Pbe53 chromosome B4, Fcat_Pben_1.1_paternal_pri, whole genome shotgun sequence and contains:
- the LPAR5 gene encoding lysophosphatidic acid receptor 5 yields the protein MLPNSTNSSVPPANGSVPPCPDYRPTHRLHMVAYSLVLAAGLPLNALALWVFLRALRVHSVVSVYMCNLAASDLLFTLSLPVRISYYALHYWPFSDLLCQTAGAIFQTNMYGSCIFLTLINVDRYAAIVHPLRLRHLRRPRVARLLCLGVWALILVFAVPTVLVHRPSSCSYGGGQVRLCFESFGDRLWKGGLLPLVLLAEALGFLLPLVAVLYSSGRVFWTLARPDATQSQRRRKTVRLLLANLVIFLLCFVPYNATLAVYGLLRGNLVAANSKVCDRVRGVLMVMVLLAGANCVLDPLVYYFSAEGFRNTLRGLGTPNRARTLATNGAQGALAEQPTETTCITTPATAEQGLLRPSNVGTPLTQLPEDSAL